From the Flavimarina sp. Hel_I_48 genome, one window contains:
- a CDS encoding IS3 family transposase, with the protein MKEFIVPVVRACNVVGLARSMWYYRSKKDDSEVIDKLTELADAYPTRGFDEYYHKIRREGLIWNRKRVLRVYREMKLGLRRKHKKRLIKRVKQPLETPAVLNECWSMDFMSDALTDGRKVRVFNVIDDCNREALAIDAGLSYPARAVVETLNNLKEELGTPRYIRCDNGPEFISKTFTEWCESNIIEIKYTQPGKPMQNGYVERFNRFFREDILDAYYFNDIYQLQKISDNWREDYNFNHPHKSLGNKSPKEYMPRFDEEFKFFIKPELNNNYLSNFKVS; encoded by the coding sequence ATCAAGGAATTTATAGTACCGGTTGTACGGGCCTGTAATGTTGTAGGGCTTGCCAGGTCAATGTGGTACTACCGTAGTAAAAAGGACGATAGCGAAGTCATTGATAAGTTAACTGAGCTGGCAGATGCCTATCCCACCCGAGGTTTTGATGAATACTATCACAAGATCCGTCGTGAAGGTCTGATATGGAACAGAAAGCGTGTATTACGAGTTTATCGAGAGATGAAGCTCGGTCTTAGACGCAAACATAAAAAGCGTTTAATAAAACGCGTAAAGCAGCCTTTGGAAACGCCTGCCGTGCTCAATGAATGTTGGAGTATGGATTTTATGAGTGATGCACTTACAGATGGTAGAAAAGTACGGGTATTTAATGTAATCGACGATTGTAACCGAGAGGCCCTTGCTATTGATGCAGGACTTTCTTATCCCGCCAGGGCCGTAGTGGAGACATTGAACAACCTTAAAGAAGAGCTGGGAACGCCAAGATATATAAGGTGCGATAACGGCCCAGAGTTTATCTCGAAAACATTTACAGAATGGTGTGAGAGCAACATTATTGAAATCAAATACACACAACCCGGTAAACCAATGCAAAATGGATATGTAGAACGTTTTAATCGCTTCTTCAGAGAAGATATCTTAGATGCCTATTACTTTAATGATATCTATCAGCTTCAGAAGATCAGTGATAACTGGAGGGAGGATTATAATTTCAATCATCCACATAAATCCTTAGGGAATAAATCACCCAAAGAATATATGCCCAGGTTTGATGAAGAATTTAAATTCTTCATCAAACCTGAACTAAATAACAACTATTTATCGAATTTTAAGGTGTCCTAA
- a CDS encoding DUF6882 domain-containing protein, with protein sequence MSDFRKNYDTDNYENWFYNQSSETLRLYNNDKEIYFKYIPVGTFSLNTNSWMWAWANEDSVEPRKFRTLKIKEFGEKKNYEKLTNSHFDGDKYTGWELTSIAFDIIGGIGTYRVISDHLEKYFLLTKQITKEEVEIIESELIEL encoded by the coding sequence CTGAGTGATTTCAGAAAGAATTATGATACTGATAATTATGAAAATTGGTTTTATAATCAATCGAGCGAAACATTAAGATTATATAATAACGACAAAGAAATCTATTTCAAGTACATTCCTGTTGGAACGTTTTCGCTGAATACAAATAGTTGGATGTGGGCTTGGGCAAACGAAGATTCTGTAGAACCAAGAAAATTTAGAACTTTAAAAATTAAGGAGTTCGGAGAAAAGAAAAATTATGAAAAACTGACCAACTCTCATTTTGACGGAGATAAATATACAGGTTGGGAATTAACATCAATTGCTTTTGATATAATTGGTGGAATTGGGACTTACCGAGTCATTTCTGACCATTTAGAAAAGTACTTTCTTCTGACTAAACAAATAACGAAAGAAGAAGTCGAAATAATTGAGAGTGAATTAATCGAATTGTAG
- a CDS encoding type II toxin-antitoxin system PemK/MazF family toxin — protein MDLNQYDIVLVNLDPTVGSEIKKTRPCVIISPNEMNKYLRTIVVAPMTTNTKKYPTRIPVKSNGKKGMIAIDQIRTIDKQRIVKIFESLSNSEIKKCKEVLKETFVD, from the coding sequence ATGGATTTAAATCAATATGATATAGTTCTAGTTAATCTAGATCCGACTGTTGGAAGTGAAATAAAGAAAACCAGACCTTGTGTAATCATTTCGCCAAATGAGATGAATAAATACTTAAGAACAATTGTTGTTGCTCCAATGACAACAAATACGAAAAAATATCCGACAAGGATTCCGGTCAAATCAAATGGAAAAAAAGGAATGATCGCAATTGACCAAATTAGAACAATTGACAAACAAAGAATTGTAAAAATTTTCGAATCATTATCCAACTCCGAAATCAAGAAATGTAAAGAAGTGCTTAAAGAAACATTTGTGGACTAA
- a CDS encoding AbrB/MazE/SpoVT family DNA-binding domain-containing protein: METSIIQIGNSKGLRLSKTILEKYHIKDKVELILEKGQIILRPIDSPRKNWEEKFKKMAKNEDDQLLMNDVFDDENFDEWI, from the coding sequence ATGGAAACTTCAATTATACAGATTGGAAATTCAAAAGGACTTCGTTTAAGCAAAACGATTCTCGAAAAATATCATATAAAAGATAAAGTAGAACTCATTTTAGAAAAAGGTCAGATTATACTTCGACCAATTGATTCGCCAAGAAAAAATTGGGAAGAGAAATTTAAGAAAATGGCCAAAAATGAAGATGACCAACTTCTGATGAATGATGTGTTTGATGATGAAAATTTCGATGAATGGATTTAA